The Odocoileus virginianus isolate 20LAN1187 ecotype Illinois chromosome 14, Ovbor_1.2, whole genome shotgun sequence genome contains the following window.
ctgcaatgcaggagacgcaggagactggttcaatccctgggttgggaagatcccctggaggagggcattgcaacccactccagtattcttgcctggagaatcccatggacagaggaaccatggcgggctgcggtccatggagttgcacagagtcagacacgactgaaggatcttagcatgcacgcatgtaaatatttatatgctCTTGTACCTATCAGGCTGGTATCAGTGGGATGTGTATCTGAAGGTATTTTCCTGAGAGAGATGATGAGTCTGTAGTGAACTCTCCACCTTCTCTTTGCTAGTTTTCCTAATGGTCAGGCCATCTGAAAGACACTGGTAGGTTTCTTTGCCTTAGAACAAGGCTATATATCAAGTATGTACACAGTGAAGTTTGCACAACTGATTTTATAATTAGCATACTACAGTGTGATGGCTACTAGTGTAGGAAACTGCTGGTGATCACAACTAGGCTTGAAACATACCCATCTTCACAGTGTCATAGCAGTGTTCAGATTAATTAGTGAACAACACAGAGGCTGCACATTAAACACAGAGGAAGGGGAGATTCACGTGTATCAATACTTGGTGACTGAGGTCTCACCCCAGCCCATCTTATGTAACACAGAAAGCATGCCCAGGTCAACCCTGGGTGCCTTGGTGACTGTTCCAGTCTCATGTGGGATTCTTTGTATTTTCAGCCTATTGATAGTGGCCACAGAGATCAGTTTATTAACTCACCTGTTCATTGATAACCATTTCTCAGTGTCCCACTTCCCATATTCATTAGCCTATGTATGAGTGTTTTGTATATAGATGATTTTGGTTTTTATCTATATTGAACAAGGGACACATTATGAATACCTTACAATAAAGCATTCATTCAGTATGCCCTCAAGTTCCCCAAGGGAAGCTCTGGTAATTACAATGcagtttataaagaaattaaCCATGGAATATCTTCTTTTAAACTGCAAACACTTTTTATCCCCTCCCCTTAGCAGTGGGTTATAAACTTCATACtccttttgttcttcctttttaacCCATAGCTTCTTTGTAACAGATTGACTAATAATTAGGATAAATAAAACACCTCAGTCACTTCTGTGGTAATTGTGCTAATGAGATTCATATATAAGCCATGAGCCAGTGGCAGCTGGTAAGCTTGTCATCTCTAGTTTGTGATTTCTTTCTACTGAGGTCTTCTGGCGAAGGAAGTCTAGGCATTAAGAGAACCACTCTGGGACACTATTGTGGAGAATTGggcttagagattttttttttttttttttttaaggttaattgATTCATTTCCTAAAAAGATATCCCACTGTAGTTTGAATTTCCACTTAATTTGGTCTGAGCATTGATATATTAGTAAATTGGGATTTTgtgtgcttttttcccccttttttttttaatgaaaatgtaaattaggTATGAAATGACTTAGAAGTGTGAGGGTAAGGAGCTAGGGCCCTGGTTCATTTGATAAACACTCAGATCattgggggcttccccggtggctcagacagcgaAGAatttgcaacgcaggagacccaggtctgatccctgggtcagaaagagcccctggagaaggaaatggctacccattccactattcttgcctggagaatcccatggacagaggagcctggcaggctacagtccacggggttgcaaagaatcggacaccactgagcgactagctaacactttcactttttcagataATTGGTCACGGGCCTTGATAATGGTCGTTGACCACTGACAGAGATTGGTCTTATTTTacgtttttttcccttttaagtgGCAAGCCAGTGCGATATTTGAGCATTTGCACGATGTAAAGAAAGATGCATTCATTTAGGCTAaaccctttttcatttcttccctttctgaaGGTGCACTCACAGAGTGCTATGATGAACTGGGGAATAGATACCAGCTTCCAGTCTATTGCTTGGCACCACCAATCAACATGATAGAGGAAAAGAGCGACATAGAGACTCTGGATATTCCTGAGCCACCGCCCAATTCTGGGTATGAATCTCAGCTCCGTTTGCGCCTCTCCACTGGCAAAGACCTCAAGCTTGTGGTCCGCAGCACAGACACAGTGTACCACATGAAGAGACGGCTGCATGCTGCGGAAGGAGTGGAACCAGCTAGTCAGCGGTGGTTCTTTTCTGGCAGACCTCTCACCGACAAAATGAAATTGGAAGAGCTGAAGATCCCAAAGGACTATGTTGTACAGGTTATAATGAGCCAACCTCTGCAGAATCCAACACCAGTTGAGAACTGACCTAGTCCTGTTGGCTGTCCCCAAATCCTTCATGCCCCtttttattgttatcatttcCTACTCTATGGCGTGAAATCTATTTTCACTGCTCTGAATTCCGTATGAATGGATTTAGTTCTGAGGAATTATCAGTGAAAAATTCCATCTGTGATGGAgaccaacaaaaataattaataaaacacaaagagCCAGCCTTTGAGACTCATGTAATTACAATTTCTAATTCAAGAGGCAATTAAGAAATAGataaccttttattttaaaatacccaaCAACTATGTAATGGCTGTATTTAAATGATTTGGACTGTAAATAGAAGATTGCATCCATGAAGAACAGCATCAAACACCTGTGAATACAGAGTTCTTAAATATAATTTCCAGAAATCATCAATAACAGTTATAAAACTTGAGCTTTTTGAAATGGAAACTAAACAGAGCAGTACTTGAGGTTCAATAACTTTTCTGGTCTTAGTTCTTTGCTCAAGTAATATTTAGCCATAAAGGAGTAGAGACTGGCAAATTGTGTTTCAGGATTGCTATTCCCATGCTCATAGGATGAGCTCCTTATTTACGTTCACACTAAATTTTGGTGCCTTTCTAGCGCGTTGGTGGCAGGCATCTTTCTGGAACACTAGGCAATAATTTAGTCAGTGCATTCAGATCTCTGATTTTCAACTGATACTTAGTTGAAAAGTCTATTGTCTTCTTGCTACATAAGTATTTTGAAATGTCTGTTATAATGAAGCTGTTTTCACATCCAGGCTTAGAAGgtcactactatatatataatacctTTATTGATCTACCTATTCTGCTTGGAACTTTCGGAGCTAACTGTGCCCAAAATGCATGCATACTAGGCCAGGGAATGCACAGAATCAATAAAGTAATTATCTTGTCTCCCCCAGTTTGCAGGAAGGTTGTAAGGAAAACCCATTCTGTCTGTGCCTAGGAGAATTGtgcctgtcttcaatctttcagaaaaaaaatttcaagtcatAATTTACTAGTGAAAAATTTCCTGACATCACTTAAACATCGGCAGTGAGACCTAATGATGATACGTTGCTTTATACTTCAGTGCTTACCATAGCTCACTATTACCTGTAGTTGTGGTGGATGAGAATTTTCCTCTCTCATCTTTCCTAGAGGCAAATTAAGAAGCATCTGCAGATTATAagactgaaaaattccatgggatAATCTGATTTTTCTGTACAATGACTGGAATAAAGCTGCCAAGGATTGTATTTAACTCAGAGCCTTTTCAAAGTTGGTTCCATAGGTGAGAAGGAGGCTAGCACATACAGTATCTCTGAATCCCTGGGAATCTGTGAGATGGAGAAGCAGAGGCAAGAAGGCACTCACGTGGTTCTTAAATGGGAAGTAATCAGACCTCCACACTCATTTTGGATGTGAAGCACCATTATCAATTTCAATAGCAGACAAACTGCTAATTTAGTTTAAATgttatgtttaaaatgttattaaatttccTATAGCCTGATTAGATACAATATCTATAATTGTAACATAGCCTGTTTCTGAGAGCTttaactgtttctcttttttatgcAATCATTTTAAAGATTGTGGCTGCATTTAATTTAGCTTTGCTGATAATTGAATCTAAATTCAAGAGGAGACAGCAGCATTAATTCCAaaggaatatttttatatgtggagGTGGAGGTATGTGAGGGTGTTTTAGTATAATGCCCCCATCATCAAAATGTTTCTTAATTTGTGTGCCACATTAAACAGCAGCATCTCTCAAAGTTTGtcaactggaggaaaaaaaaaagttcaaatctatttttcttaagtaaattTGGTGATATAATTATCTATGGTTggtaaaagtttttttgtttgttgaggATTTGAGCTCTGttaagagtttattttattttaaaggaacatATACTTTGAATAACAATTTTCTGGGCATGTTTAACTAACCTAGGTGAGAAAACCATGGTGCTGTTTAATTGTAAATAGATTGATATAAGATTGGACCAATACTTGATGTGTACAATTTTAGTATGTAGggtttttgtgctttttaaaaaaaaaaaaagttcaatttttctctttgtctttgcctTTATTCTGAGTGTTTAACTATTATTACTGTCCACAGTAAGAGTAATCTGCTTCTTTCTGATAAAACTTCTGAAAAGATCTTTCCCCTTTTAAAAACCTTCCAGGTCAGTAAATAACGAGTTCAGTATCACCAAACCTAGACTCTGCAGTATCAAACCAtgcatggtcttttttttttttttatggtcatTTATAGATATACTTTTATACTTTATTTGCTGCATTGAAACCTTGGTCTCTTTTAAGAATCATGCTGTAAACCAAAACCCATCATTCAGTTTTTCAGAAGGATTATCCATTTTGGATCAAAGTGGCAGGTTTTGattgttgaatttttatttaaaatagggGATACGCACACATGGGAAAAAATCCGAACATAACCAAAAAGTCTCTCTTCGACTCCTGCTCTTCGTCTCGCATTTCTTCTCTCCAGAGGTAAcagctgtttccagttttctggATATCTTTAGAGATACTCTAGCACAGTGGTTCTCACACTTCAGCAtacatcagaattacctggaaggcttattaaaaacacagatttaaaaaacatgaaGATTGCTGGACTCCTTTCCCAGAGGTTCCAAGTTAGTAGGTCTGAATCGGGGGGGTACAAAAATTTGCATTTCCaaaagttcccaggtgatgctgctacTGCTGATGCCAgtgtgagaaccactgctctagtgTGTGTGAATATATTCACCCATCCTGCCTTGTCTTTTTCATAAATAACATACGCTATTCTATACATTTGATTTTGGTGAATCTTAGAGATTGTTCCCTATAACTAGAGCTAGATCTGCTTCATTCCTCTTATAGCTGCAGTGGTATTCCATTGTTTGGAGTACCACAGGTCTTCCTAGACTTCTGGCACTGTAAACTGCTCCTGTGAAATATCCTTTTCTGTAGTTACATCTTTGTGTCTGTGTACAACTATGGAATACATTGCTGAAGAGGGAGTATTGCTCGATCAGTGTATGCATCTAGAGAGCAGATGCTGACTTGCCCTCCAAATGGATTTTTACCAGTTTAATGCTGTGGACTATGTCTGCTCTTATTTTGCTATACCCTGACCAACTTTCTGATCTTTGACAGTCTAGGTGGAAACCTGTGTCTTGTgatttaagtttgtttttttcctttgagtgaaACTTAGCATTATACTGTATATTTTAAGgctatttgttt
Protein-coding sequences here:
- the UBTD2 gene encoding ubiquitin domain-containing protein 2 isoform X2; translated protein: MLEWAAMRFSTESSQPRDRTRVSCVTGELFTIEPLVALGRNQPLKKEKPKWKSDYPMTDGQLRSKRDEFWDTAPAFEGRKEIWDALKAAAHAFESNDHELAQAIIDGANITLPHGALTECYDELGNRYQLPVYCLAPPINMIEEKSDIETLDIPEPPPNSGYESQLRLRLSTGKDLKLVVRSTDTVYHMKRRLHAAEGVEPASQRWFFSGRPLTDKMKLEELKIPKDYVVQVIMSQPLQNPTPVEN
- the UBTD2 gene encoding ubiquitin domain-containing protein 2 isoform X1 translates to MGGCVGAQHDSSGSLNENSEGTGVALGRNQPLKKEKPKWKSDYPMTDGQLRSKRDEFWDTAPAFEGRKEIWDALKAAAHAFESNDHELAQAIIDGANITLPHGALTECYDELGNRYQLPVYCLAPPINMIEEKSDIETLDIPEPPPNSGYESQLRLRLSTGKDLKLVVRSTDTVYHMKRRLHAAEGVEPASQRWFFSGRPLTDKMKLEELKIPKDYVVQVIMSQPLQNPTPVEN